TCTAGAGAATCTGGGGATAACGTAACGGACATACTCTTTGCTGTACGGATACATACTTACATCACAATATTTCTTTTTCGGAAAAGAAATATGCTTGTGTATAAATTTACTAAAATAAAATAAAAATTTTACTGAAACTTTAAAGTATATTATGTACTTATATAGAAAATTTTAAAAAAGCCATTTATCTTGTGTTTATCAACACATGCCAAATTAGATTTGCGTATTTTAGAGATTTACTTCTAGTACTTTTTGATACAAAATAAAATTATTTTATATAATTTTGGTCTTTCGTCAGTTATTGGACTTTGCCAGGATTAGGGGTTGTAGCAAGCAATCCGCAATGCACTAGATTAGATATCCTATTGGTACTTTGGCAAAAATACGAGTGAAAAATCAGACGTTAATGATTTCTTTACTAAATTCTGTAAATCCTTGGTTAGTGGGAGTAGGACTCAACACCTTTTTGCTCGGCTTAGCTTGGATTGCTCCTAAAAAGCTACTGACACCAGCAGGATATTTCCACGCATGGTTACTTGGGACCCTCATTTGGGGAACACTAGGTTGGCAGGGATATGTAGTAGTTATGTTCTATTTTCTTGTTGGTTCTTTTGCAACCCGTGTCGGTATGGCACAAAAGGAAGCAGAAGGCATAGCGGAAAAGCGTTCTGGTGCCAGAGGACCAGAAAACGTTTGGGGTTCAGCGCTCACTGGGGCATTATGCGCCGTCGGCGTAGGTATTATTCATTCCGGAGTTCTCCCCCCTCCCCACTCCCTACTCCCCACTCCCTACTCCCTTCTTCTCCTAGGATACGTAGCTTCTTTCAGTACCAAACTTTCTGACACCTGTGCAAGCGAGGTAGGCAAAGCCTATGGTAAAAGTACTTTTCTCATTACTACATTCCAATCAGTACCACGGGGAACTGAAGGAGCTGTTAGTATTGAGGGAACTTTAGCTGGTGCAGTTGCGTCCCTGGCACAGGCGCTCCTTGCTTGGGGAGTAGGTTTGATAGATGTGTTAGGTGTACTGTGGTGCGTGCTGGCAGCGTTCATTGCCACCACTTTGGAAAGTGTGATTGGAGCAACACTACAATCTCGATTTAACTGGTTAACTAATGAATTGGTGAATATTATTAACACATTGATAGGTGCGATCGCCGCAATTTCCTTTGCTCTTTTCTGGTCAAGTGTTCTCGCTTAATTTTTTGTGAATATAATTTAAACTGTTCACCTGCGATTTTTTGAAGTTTAGTTGCGGCTTTAACATCCGACTGCTTAAAATTGCCGTATGATAGTTCTTCCAATCTGTTAGCTAAACTTCAGTCCCCATCTAGCATGAGTTGTATATTTTATTATGTAGTTTTTTCTACTCATTAAATTTATGGAGTCTGTATCGTTTTTAAGTGTAGATGACAAACCAATTTCTATCGGACAAGCAGTAAGATATTTACAAGCTTCTGGAAAATTGGGACAGTTCATAGGAGATGTGCTCCGACAATATGCGATCGAGCAAGAACTCGATAAACGAGTTGATATAGCGATCGGTCCAGCTATAACAGAACAGGCAATCATTGATTTTCGGCTAAAAAATCAGCTAACTGACCCCCAAAGTTTTCAAGAGTGGCTGACGAACAATGGTACGAATTATGAGAATTTCCATGCATCAGTGGCTTTTGGTTTTAAGGTAGAAAAACTTAAAGCCGCCATCACCGAAGCCAAGCTACAAGAATACTTTATTGAGCGGAAAATTTTTCTAGATAGAGTTGTTGTATCTCGGATTATTGTTGAC
This genomic interval from Scytonema hofmannii PCC 7110 contains the following:
- a CDS encoding TIGR00297 family protein, which translates into the protein MISLLNSVNPWLVGVGLNTFLLGLAWIAPKKLLTPAGYFHAWLLGTLIWGTLGWQGYVVVMFYFLVGSFATRVGMAQKEAEGIAEKRSGARGPENVWGSALTGALCAVGVGIIHSGVLPPPHSLLPTPYSLLLLGYVASFSTKLSDTCASEVGKAYGKSTFLITTFQSVPRGTEGAVSIEGTLAGAVASLAQALLAWGVGLIDVLGVLWCVLAAFIATTLESVIGATLQSRFNWLTNELVNIINTLIGAIAAISFALFWSSVLA
- a CDS encoding foldase protein PrsA, yielding MESVSFLSVDDKPISIGQAVRYLQASGKLGQFIGDVLRQYAIEQELDKRVDIAIGPAITEQAIIDFRLKNQLTDPQSFQEWLTNNGTNYENFHASVAFGFKVEKLKAAITEAKLQEYFIERKIFLDRVVVSRIIVDNRELAEELQIQIEEGASFEQLAKEYSLADDRIVNGMMGPVSRGTMPDILRAAIDIASPGQVVGPIELEQRYGLFRLEQFLPASLEDTQLKQALQNELFEKWLAEKIQKLTVKLQVN